The region GCGAGGTTCCTTGCGGAACCAAACCACAAAAGCGATAACGAGGGCGATTGCTAGATATACGAACACGGCACTTACCTTATAAGTATTTTCTAGGCGTAAGTACAAGAACTCCCGAGTAAAGAAGTATTTTTGCGCTTCTTTAGCTCGGGAGCTTGGGGCTTGTAATCCTGCGCTTTGCCTAGCAGCAGCGCGACTGCGGATTAGCCTCCGCTTCGCAGTGCCTGCGCCGCCAGTATTCTCGCTCGGTAGGGATTGGCTCACCTGGATGGTGAATGCGCAGGTGCTCGCAGTACTTCTGGTAGTCGTGGTCGCCCATGAGCTCGCCGATGTACCATGCCACGGCGCGCAGCGGCTTCAGTGCCTGCGCAATCATTAGTGACCTCCGACGTGCGCGTGCGAATATGCGGATTCCTGGAACCTGCGCGGATCGTTCGGGGCGATCTGCTCCCACTGGGCCTCGATCTCCTTCTCCACCTCTGTGCGGCGGAACCCGATTGGCGCGAAGTAGCGCGATCCGACATACGGCTCAACGCTGGTGCCCACGTCCTTGCCGGCGGCCGCGCCGTTGCGCAGGGCCTTGGCAATCGTCATCAGGCCGGTAATCACAACAATCAGTGTGACGACCGCGAACACCACAGACAGCGTTCCCTGCACGGCCGTGTTGCGAATCACCGCGTCGATGGCTTCTGGGGTCTTCGCGGTCTTAAACTCGGTCAGGCCCTGCGCCTTGGCGTCCTTAAATGCGTTGTGCAGCGCCCAATAGCCAATCTTCGGGTCCGAGTGGAAGACTTTCTGCCAGGACGCGTACATCGTCACGATGAGGTCCCACACCAGCGGCACTCCTGGAATCCACGCCCACTTCACCAGGCCGTGCTTTACGACGACGACGGTCATGAGTGTCAGCGCCATAGCGGCTAGGAGCTGGTTTGCAATACCGAAGAGCGGGAACAGCATGTTGATGCCGCCCAGCGGATCGGTAACGCCCATGACCAAAATCGATCCCCAGCCCAGGCAGACCAGGGCCGAGGTCAGCAGGTTACCAACGGTCCACGAGGCATCCTTGAACTTGGTCAGGCCCGGGATGTTGCCGACGGCGTCGGCAAGCATGAAGCGGGCAACGCGCGTGCCTGCGTCGATGGTGGTGAGGATGAACAGTGCCTCAAACATAATTGCAAAGTGGTACCAGAAGGCTTTCAGAGAGTCTCCGCCGAAGACATCGGCGAGGATGTGGGACATTCCGAACGCCAGCGTCGGGGCGCCGCCAGTGCGGGAGACGATCGAGTTCTCGCCGACGGACTGTGCCGCGGCGGTGAACGCGGCAGCGTCGACGTCCGGGGTATTCAGGCCCAGGCTGTTGACGTAGGCGGCGGCGGTCTCGGCGGTACCACCGGTCAGCGCTGCGGAAGCGTTCATGGCGAAGTACAAGTGCTGGTCCAGGATGACCGCGGCGCACATGGCCATGACGGCGACGAAGGACTCCATGATCATGCCGCCGTAGCCAATCATGCGCATCTGGGATTCCTTCTCCACCAGTTTTGGGGTCGTACCGGAGGAGACCAGCGCGTGGAAACCGGATAGGGCGCCACAGGCGATGGTGATAAAGAGGAAGGGGAAGAGCTCGCCGGCGAAGGCGGGGCCGGTGCCGTCGAGCGCGAACTTGGTGATGGCGGGCATCTGAATGTCCGGGCGAACCAGCAGAATACCGACGGCCAGCAGACCGATGACGCCGATCTTCATGAAGGTCGACAGGTAATCGCGAGGTGCCAGCAGCAGCCACACGGGCAGAACCGATGCCAGGAAGCCGTAGCCGATCAGGGCCCAGGCGAGGGTGGTCTTGGACCAGAGGAACATCGCGTGCCAGGTCGGGTCGGCATTGACCCAACCGCCGGCGATAATCGCCAGCAGGAGCAGGATTACGCCGATAACGGACACCTCGGAAACACGGCCCGGTCGGATGTAGCGCAGGTAGAGGCCCATGAAGATTGCAATCGGAATCGTCATCGTGATGGAGAAAACACCCCACGGGGACTCTGCCAACGCGTTGATAATCACAATGCCGAGGACAGCGATGAGGATTGTCATGATGACTAAGATGCCGATGATGGCGAAAATGCCGCCGACCTTGCCCATTTCGTCGTTAATCATTTGGCCAAGCGAACGGCCCTTTCGACGGGTGGAGATTGCCAGGACCATGTAATCCTGCACAGCACCTGCGAAGACGGCGCCGAAGACGATCCAGATGGTGCCGGGCAGGTAACCCATCTGCGCGGCCATGATGGGGCCGACAAGTGGGCCTGCTCCCGCGATGGCCGCAAAATGGTGGCCGAAGAGCACTCGTCGGTCCGTCGGCATGAAATTTTTGCCGTCGTTGTAGCGCTCGGCAGGAGTGGCGCGGTCATCGCGTGGGCGAATTACCTTGTATTCGATAAGGCGGCCATAGAAGCGGTAGCCGATGATGTAGGTACCGATTGCGGCGAGGACGAGCCAGGTTGCGTTGACTGTTTCTCCGCGGTTGGTGGCAATCATGGCCCAACCTGCGGTTGCAATGATCGCGATAATCGCGAAGATGATCCGCTTTGCCATTGGCATAGGCCGGCGATCGACATAGCCCACCGGCGGAAGATCGGCATGTGGTGTGAGAAGTTCGACGCCCGGTCGATCTGCGATCTTCGACGCGGAAACTTCGGTAGTTTGCTCTGCCATTGCACCCCTTTTGTAAAATCTCAAGTCCAACCACCGCCTGGTCATTGTTGGCGGTGGTGGGGAGTCGTGAAGCCTAAAAGACGCTGCTGCCCCAGGGGTGTCGAGGCTATAAAGGCGCTGCTTAAAACTGTGGTTTAAGTGGTTCCTAGTGCATCTTTTAGTGGATACTCAGTTTGTATAAGCGGTAAGTATAGGGCATCGGAAATGTTGAAACTTACAACGGTTATAAAAATGCGACCACCGTTCACCCGTGTGGAGTGAAAACAGTGGTCGCGGTGGGGGTGTAGGAGAGGCTATTGAGTAGCCGAGGTGCGAGCAGCGTCGGCCTTGCGCATCACATCCCGCTCGTACTTGCCGACGAAGATCATCAGAACGAAGGCAACGACGACGACGCCAATGAGCGTCGCAAATGTGACGTCCCAGCCTGCGTAGTCGATGAGGAGACCGACGCCGGTGGAGGCGAGCGTCGCACCGAGAAGGTATCCGAAAAGGCCGGTAAAGCCAGCGGCAGTTCCCGCGACATACTTTGGCGAGAGGTCAATAGCCTGGAGGCCAATCAACATGATTGGGCCGTAAATCAGTGCGCCGATGAGGGAGATGAGCACGTAGAACATCCACAGAGGGGCCGTTGCCGGTAGCTGCCAGTAGACGAAGATTGTGACACCGGTTCCGACTAGGAAGAGCATGCCAGCGCCGGAGCGCCAGCCCTTGAAAACCTTGTCGGAGACCCAGCCGCACAGCAGGGTGCCCACGATGGCTGCGCCCTCGTAGAGCATAAAGCCGATGATTCCGCCGGTGACGTTGGTCTTATGGAGCTCGTTGGTGAGGTAAATCGGGATCCAGTTGAGCACACCGTAGCGCAGTGCGTAGACGAACACATTGGCCAGGGCCAGCATGACAACGACCGGGTTGGTCAGAACGTGGTTCTTAATGGTTGCGAACCAGGATTCCTTGACCTCGTTGTCGTTGCCTTCAACCTTGTCGGGATCGTTGCGGTATTCCTCGACCGGAGGAAGTCCCATGGACTGGGGATTATCCCTGATGAGCAGGTAGGCCACGGCTGCGATTACAAGAGCAACGATGGCGGGCAGCCAAAAGGCAGGGGTCCAGTCGGCTTCGGATGTTGCAAAAGCCTGTAGGCCCCAGGCGGCCAGGGCGCCGCCGACTGCAGCGCCGACGTTGTGGGCGGTGTTCCAAATCGACATCAAGGTGCCGCGTTCCGACGTCGAGAACCAGTGGACCACGACGCGTCCAGAGGGCGGCCAGCCCATACCTTGGAACCAGCCGTTGATGAACATGACGGTTGCGAAGATGGCGACGGAAGCACTAATCGCAGGTATGAACGCAATCAGTAGGTTCATAACTGCGGAGAGTGCGAGTCCAAGTGGCAGGAAATACCTTGCGTTCGCCCTGTCTGACAGCATGGCCATAAAGAACTTTGACAGGCCGTAGGAGAAGAGGACGGCATTGGCTACGATGCCGATTCCTGCAGCGCCTAGGAGGTCGTGTTTTTCCAGAACCGCGGAGACAAGCGGAATATTGTTGCGAATGAGGTAGAAGCCCGCGTATCCGATAAAGATGCCCATGAATACGTTGAACCGCCATGTGCGGTATGTCGGGGCAATCTTTTCCTGGGGGAGGGGAGTTGCTGGCCCAGGCGCGCTGAGCCAACCGAGTCCCTGACTGCTCACGATGAGAGTCCTTTCGCTGAAGTCCGCGATAGCCATTTCGGGGCTGTTTTTGCGGCCACCGAATCAGTGGCTGATGCGGAGAGCTGTATCGTTTCAGCATTGAATTTACAGCGATTTCAGCAGAGGTTAAGAGGGAATTAACTTTGCTCGCAGACAGACTCTTTGGATGTGTAAATGTGAAAAAGATTAATGCTTGTCGTGTTTTAGAGAATCTCGTTAATCTTCTCAGTGGGCCGTGCCATCCTTACCCCCTTATTGGTGACGACAAAGGGGCGCTCGATGAGTCTCGGGTGTGTAACCATTGCGTCGAGGAGCTCCTCGTCGGTTGAGTCCTTGCTGAGCCCGAGTTCTTTGAATTCCGCTTCCTTTGTCCGTACGGCATCGATTACATGCAGGCCCGCGGCGTCGATAAGCGAGGAGAGTTCCTCCTTGGAGGGTGGGGTGTCGAGGTATTTGATGATTTCGGGCTCGATGCCGGCGTCTCGGAGTGTGGCGAGGGCCTGGCGGGATTTTGAGCAGTGGGGATTGTGGTAGATCTTTGCGTCCATATTTTCATCATGGCCCACTTTGCTCTCCGTGGTACGGGCCGACATAAAAACTCTTAAGTTCACGTAGTTGAAAAGAATAGATGGGGGCTTTAGGCTAAGCATTGTTAAAAATACGAATCATGGTCTCGCTTGCGGCCAGTTCTCACAGGAAAAGAGATTGAGCTAATGAAGTCTGCGCACAGTTTTTCTCAGCGCCCCCGGTACGCCCGTCTTGCCGCGGCAGGTCTTTCCCTCGCGCTCGCGGGCGCTAGCTTGGTTGCGTGTGGAAGCGACGAGGGCAAGACCGCGTCCGGAGGCGACGCCATCAAGGTCGTTGCCTCCACAACTCAAATCTGTGATTACGTCAAGCAGATGGAGATGAAAGAGGTCGACCTGACCTGCCTCCTCGCCCCGAACGCCAGCGCCCACGAGCTGGAGATGACTCACGAGCAGCTGGCCGCTACTTCCGACGCTGATCTCCTCCTGGTCAACGGTGTCGACCTGGAGCACTTCCTCGACAGCGCCGTCGAGTCCTCCGGCTTCAAGGGGACCATGCTGGTCACCAGCGGGATTCTCACCGCCAACGACGTAGACAAGGCGCCGGAGCAGATTGAAAAGGCCCCGAACGGCAATTACACGATTGACCGAGGCATCGAGAAGGTCGACGTTGCTCCGTGGCCGTTCCCGCCGGAGGAGCAGGGCGAAGAGCCCGAGTTCCGCTACGACCCGCATGTGTGGACTTCCCCGAAGAACGCCAAGGTCCAGGTCGCCAACATTGGCTACGCCCTGGAGAAGGTCGCCGATGAGCGCGGCGACAAAGACATGAAGTCCAACATCGCCGAGCATGTCAAGGGCTACCAGGAAAAGCTCGATGCGCTCGACGGCTGGGCCCGCGAGTCGATTCAGACCGTCAAGGATCCGGTGCTGTTCACCAGCCACGACGCGTTCGGCTACTTCTCCAAGGAGTTCGGCATCAACTTCATCGGCGCTGCACTGTCCGACTTCAACGAGCAGCAGGACGCCACCGCGGAACACATCAAGGAAGCTGCAAAGACCGTTAAGGACTCCGGCGCCACGGCACTTTTCGCGGAGAATTCCAACAACTCCAAGTCCATCGAAGCTATCGCTAAGGCAGCAGGCGTGAAGGCCATCGTCGGTGACGATGCACTCTACGGCGATTCCCTCGGCCCGGCCGGCACTGCAGGCGAGACCTACATCGACTCGATTGTCCACAACGTCACCACCCTGGTCGAGGCCTGGGACGGCAAGGTCGCGGACCTTCCGAAGGGAGTCAAGTGACCGACCTCGTCAGCCTGCGTGACGCAGCGTTTACCTACGGTGGTCCCGCGACGGTCGAGCATGTCAACGCTGCCGTCCGTCCCGGGCAGGGCCTAGCGCTCATTGGCGCTAACGGCTCGGGCAAGACAACTGTGCTCCGTGGAATCCTCGGCGCAGTCCGGTTGTCCAGCGGCGAGCTGACTAACAACGCCACCCGTATTTCCTATGTCCCGCAGGTGGCGGATCTGGACCGCACTTTCCCCGTCACGGCCTTCGATGTCGTGGCAATGGGCGTGCTGCGCGAACTCCGCCCCTTCCAAATGCTGGGCCAGCGCAAGCACCGCGTCACGGAAGCGCTTTCCAAGGTCGGCCTCGCCGAACGCGCGAACGTCCGTTTCGGGAATCTCTCCGGCGGGCAGCAGCAGCGCGTTCTGCTCGCGCGTGCCATCGTCGCCCGCCCTGAACTGGTGCTTCTCGACGAACCCTTTAACGGGCTAGACACCGAAAATCGCGCAATGCTGCTCAACTTGATCCACGAGCTAAAGGCCGACGGCACCGCGATTATCGCGTCCACGCATGACCTAGTCCTGGCGGAGGAGGCCTGCGAGAAAACACTGATCGTGTCGCAAACCCCGCGCTTTGGCGCAACCGAGGATCTGGTGCCGGCGTATGTGGGTTGATCTGGCTAACACAGTCGGAATCGCCCCTTTCATGTTCCGACCGCTAGTGCTCCTGATTGCCCTGGGAATCGTCTCCGGGCTGGTAGGCGTGATTGTGAACCTGCGCAGTCTCGAGTTCAATTCTGAGGCGATGGTACACTCCATCTTCCCCGGTATCGTGGCCGGGGCCGTATTCGGCGGAATCGACATGATTATTCCAGCGGCGGCGGCGCTCGCGGTTGTTGTGGCAATCGTGTTGGCGGTTGTGTCGCGCTCGCGCGTGTCCGAACCCGGAGTTGCTGTTGTTCTGACCAGCTTTTTCTCCCTCGGCGTTATCCTGTCGTTGAAGAAGGGCGATCAGTCCGGCCAGCTGGAGGCATTGATGTTCGGGCGCCTGCTCGAGGTCACGGACTCTCGTCTCAACAGCGCGCTCGTCGTGTGTGCTGTCGCGCTCATTCTCATCGCAGTGACCTGGAGAAAGCAGGTATTCGTCGCCTTTGACCGCTCGGGAGCCCAGGCCTCGGGGGTCAACCTTTGGGTTATCGACATCGCCATCAATGCTGCGATTGCCGCCGTGGTGGTGTCGTCGGCAAGCGCGGTGGGAGTACTGCTGGTGGTGGGCTACCTGGTTGTGCCCGGTGCGGCGGCGCGCCTGGTTTCTTCCCGCGTGACGACGATGATTCCGGTTGCAATCGTCATTGGTTGCCTCAGTGGCGTCGTCGGAATGGCGCTGGTTCCGCTTGGCCCGGTTTCGCCTCAAGCAGTTGTGGCTCTGACGGCGGTCGCCCTGTATTTTGTGGCGCTGGGACTGCGGTGGGTGCAGCGCGATCGCGTAGGGGAGCGTCGCCGTGGCTGATATCCTGTTACTCCCGATTATCGAATTAGTCCTGGTAGGGGCGCTGTCCGGGCTGGTCGGCGTGTTTGCGGTGCTCAACCGACAGGTGTTTTTCGCCGAGGCAATTACGCACGCCACGTTTCCCGGTGCGGTTATCGGTGTCGTCATCGCGGCGGCGCTGGGGCTAAACCACTCGTGGATTTCGGTGTTCCTTTTCGCGGGTGCACTGCTCATGTGCATTCCGATAGGTGCGCTGTTCGGTTTGGCACGAGTTGGGACCACGGCGTCGGCGGCCGGCATTGTTCTTACGCTCGGATTCGCGCTGGGGTACTTCCTCAACAAGTGGTTCTCGCCGCTGCCTGTAAAAGTCGATAGCTTCCTGGTGGGAAGCGTGCTAAACGTCGACGGCGTGGATATCGCGCTGTCGGGCATCCTATTAGCGGTAGTGCTTGCTATTGTCGTGGCGAGGTGGCGTTTCCTGGTCTTCTTTACGTTCGACCGCAGCGCCTATGCGGTGGCGCACTCGGCGGGACGCACCCAGGCGCTGGTCAGCGCGATGATCATGGTGACCCTGGTGGCGCTGATTCCCGCAGTGGGCACAATCTTGTCCATCGCGCTTTTGGTAGCTCCTGCGGCGGCCCTGGTTGGGCTGGTCACAAACACGAAACTTCTTTTCATTCTTGCTCCGCTTCTGGGGATTGCCATCGGGCTTACCGGCCTGGGCGTTGCAGTGTGGGCAAACTTGTCAGTCGGCGGGTGTATAGGGGCATGTGCTGGGGCTTTTTACCTCCCCCTCAAAATTGCGTCGACGCGCAATAACGCTAAAATCTAAGGAATGTACGTGGAGGACCTACCCGAGAAGACCCAGGACTACCTGAAGGTGGTCTGGGATCTGCACGAGCGCACCGGTAAGAAGGTGACGCTCGGCGATGTCGCAGATCGCATGGGCGAGAAGAAGCCCACCGCGAGCGAAGCAGTCAAGAAGCTCGCCTCGCGGGGATTCGTAATGCATGAGCCCTATCAGGGAATTAGCCTGACGGAGAAGGGCCATGATGTCGCCATGGTTATGGTGCGCCGTCACCGTCTGATCGAGTGCTTCCTGTTTTCCAAGCTCGGCTACACCTGGGATGAAGTGCACGCCGAAGCTGAAAAGCTCGAGCACGCAGTGTCGGATGAGTTCATCTCGCGCATCGACGCGCTGCTGGGGCATCCTAAGCGGGACCCGCACGGCGATCCGATTCCGAGCGAGGCCGGCGAGATTGACGCTGCTGTGCACACCGACCTGACCGATATTCCCGTCGGCGATGTTGTGGTCGTGGACCGCATCAGCGATTCGGACCCGGAGCTGCTGCGTTACCTGGCGTCGGCAGGCGTGGGACCGGGATCGGTGCTGCGCGCGGAGCAGGCCCCGTATGCGGGAATGCGTGTTTTCTCCATTGTTTCAGCCGTCGCGGTGGGGGACGGTGAGACGCCCGCTGCAGGCCAGTCCGTCCATGTGGCAGACTCAGCACTATGGGCAATCAAGGTGACTCCTCGGGAGAGCTAACTCGCGCCACCGCGCGGGCCTATGTTCGTGCGACAAAGACGCTACAGGGGCCGAATAATACCGTCCAGGCCCCTGCTTTTAGCTTTGCTGATGTGAAGCGCACGCGTGCCGCAGCTTTTTCCAGCGCGGAGCTTCCCGACGTCCCCTTCGGGGGCATTGCGCTGACACCTGCGGAAAAGAAGGCTCGGATCGACCACGCACGGCTGCAGTTGGCGGAGTCCTCGGGCCAGATGAAAGCGCTCATTGCCCATGAGCGGAAGCTGGCGGAGTCCTCCCGCACGACGGGCCAGGCAATCGGCATGACGGTCGTTGCGGCTTCCGTGGTGTTCCTGAGTTTCGCCCTGGCTTACCTCAGCCACCTTGGCGCAGTCGGGCTTTTGGATCTCTAGGGGAGGCGATCTAGCGGTATGAGCAAGGGGTCATCTAACGGCTGCGTCTGGTTGTTCCTGATAATAATCTTCTTAGGCGCGCTGATGTGGCTGGTCGGAGCCGCCCTGTGGCTGCTGCAGTTCATTATTCCAATAGTTGGCGTACTCATCGCCCTGGGGCTCGCGGTCGATTCCTGGTCGAGGGTGAAGCAGCGTCGGCAGGCGGAGAGGTTGGCAGAGCTAAGCCGCGCGGAACTGGTCTCTATCGCGACTGAGTCCGAGTACCGGCTGAACGAGATCATGTCCAAATGGGACGCTGTTGCCAGGACCATGGGCATTGGCACAGCGTTTCGCGAGGCGTTTTCCAGCGGGCAGGCAACGCCCGAGCTGGTTCAACTCAGGGCGGATCTGACGCGGGCGGAGCGTGTTTCGGAAAGCCTCCGGGCGGCGATCGGAAATGCCGAGGACGCAGACAAAGAAGAGCTGGTCGACGTCATCGAGGACGCGGATCAGCTCTGGGCAACTCTGACCGAGCGCTACTGGGGATCTTCGTCAAGCACGTGATCCATGAGGTCGCCACGGATGCGTCCGCGGACTGCGTACCAGCCGATGACCAACAGGACACAGATTCCGACGAACATGAGAATCGTCGGACGGCCCACGCTGGCATCGAACCACATAGACAGAATCACAATCACCAGGAACGCAATCGCAATCAGGTTCGTCCATGGTGCGAAGTGCAGACGGTAGGACGGGCGCTGCTCGCCGACGCCGGGGAGGGCGGCCGCGGCGGCGTCGAGTGAGTCTACGCTGCGCTGCGTGCGGCGGATGAACACCCAGTGGGAAACCAGCACGGAAATCCAGGTACCTGCGATGCCGATGCCGGCGAGGTTCATGACGATTTCGAAGGCCTTCGTGGGGTAGACATAGTTAATCATCACGCCAATCAGGCCGAGCACCGCGGTGAGCAGGATGGCGTTCATCGGAACCTGGTTCTTGTTGAGCTTGGAGGCAATCTTGGGGGCTTCGCCGGCAACCGCGAGGGAACGCAGCGTGCGGCCGGTGGCGTACAGGCCGGCGTTGAGGGAGGACAGTGCGGCGGTTAGCACGACGACCTGCATGATATCGCCGGCGTGCGGGATGCCGATGCCGGAGAAGAAGGTCACGAACGGCGACTCGTCCGCCGAGTAGGCGTTCCAAGGCAGGACCATAATCATCAGAATTACGGAGCCCACGTAGAAGAATGCGATACGCCAGATCATGGAGTTAATCGCCTTGGGTAGGATGTGCTTGGCCTCCTCGGCCTCGCCCGCAGCGACGCCGACCATCTCTGTTCCGCCGAACGCGAAGACCACGCCGAGGGACAGGGTGACCAGCGGCATTAGGCCCATCGGGAAAAAGCCACCATTTTCAGTCAGGTTGTGCACACCGGCAGTGTGTGTGCCGACGCTGGCCCCGGTCACAATCGCCCAGATTGCAATAGCCATGAAGGCGAGAATTGCGGTGACTTTGATGAGGGCGAGCCAGAATTCGAATTCGCCGAACGCCTTTACTGACAGGATGTTGAGGACCAGCACCACGGCCAGCGCTATCGTGGCCAGCAGCCACTGCGGGATAGCTTGGAACGAGGGCCAGTAGTGCAGGTAGAGCGCGACTGCGGTGATGTCCGCCATAACCGTCGTCGCCCAGTCCAGGAAGAAGAGCCAGCCGGTGAGGTAGGCGCCCTTTTCTCCCGTGAACTCGCGCGAGTAGGAGACAAATGCGCCGGAGGAGGGCCGGCGGATGGACAGCTCACCCAGCGCGCGCACCATGATGAACGCAATCACGCCGCATAGCGCATAGGAAATGGCCAGGGCGGCGCCGCCCTGCGAAATTCTGCCGCCAGCGCCGAGGAAAAGGCCGGTACCAATTGAGCCGCCGATGGCAATCATCTGAATATGGCGGTTTTTCAGGCCCTTGCTATAGCCGGCATCCGCCTTATCTGTGGCCGGAGTTTTAGACATACTCATTGTGAGTACTCCTGTTAAACAGGGGCGACTCATGGCGGGAAGCACAAAATTTGGCCACTCGGCGAAGGTCCGCACAACCGCCAACTGGCACTTTGTGGGCGCCGAACTCCATGAATCTAGCGCTTTCCGACGTGGATTACTGCGCCATGGGGCGCCCACACCAATATGCTACGAGCAATTTTAATTGCCAAAAGTTCGCCTAAACGGCTTGCCGATGTGTGAGAAATCGCGCAATCAAACCACTGGTATTAGTGCAATTCACTGGGTAGTAGCCAGACAATTCCTGGGGGGGGGGGAAAGGAGCATAGTTAGTCGACGGTGAGAACAATCTTTCCATCCGCGTGGCCCTCTTCAAGAGTTCGGTGCACCTCGGCAACGTCAGTTAGCGGTGCCGTCCGGCCTATGTGTATCTTCAGCTCTCCCCGGCAGATGCGGGTAG is a window of Corynebacterium lactis RW2-5 DNA encoding:
- a CDS encoding amino acid permease, producing the protein MSKTPATDKADAGYSKGLKNRHIQMIAIGGSIGTGLFLGAGGRISQGGAALAISYALCGVIAFIMVRALGELSIRRPSSGAFVSYSREFTGEKGAYLTGWLFFLDWATTVMADITAVALYLHYWPSFQAIPQWLLATIALAVVLVLNILSVKAFGEFEFWLALIKVTAILAFMAIAIWAIVTGASVGTHTAGVHNLTENGGFFPMGLMPLVTLSLGVVFAFGGTEMVGVAAGEAEEAKHILPKAINSMIWRIAFFYVGSVILMIMVLPWNAYSADESPFVTFFSGIGIPHAGDIMQVVVLTAALSSLNAGLYATGRTLRSLAVAGEAPKIASKLNKNQVPMNAILLTAVLGLIGVMINYVYPTKAFEIVMNLAGIGIAGTWISVLVSHWVFIRRTQRSVDSLDAAAAALPGVGEQRPSYRLHFAPWTNLIAIAFLVIVILSMWFDASVGRPTILMFVGICVLLVIGWYAVRGRIRGDLMDHVLDEDPQ